From the Vibrio vulnificus CMCP6 genome, one window contains:
- a CDS encoding acetate/propionate family kinase, producing the protein MSNSFVLVINSGSSSLKFAVINSVTGEAVLSGLGECFGLEDARMGWKYSGEKTEIAIEGEDNHHKIAIGKLVGLTEELGLTKDIVAVGHRIVHGGEKFTSTVRINEEVTAEIEKLADLAPLHNPAGAIGIRAAMEAFPALPQFAVFDTAFHQTMPKRAFTGAIANELYTDFGIRRYGFHGTSHYFVSREAAKMLNKPIEESSFISVHLGNGASVCAINNGESVDTSMGFTPLSGLMMGTRCGDLDPGIIEYLLKKGWSQEKVFNSLNKASGFLGVSGLTSDARGILEAMEQGHEGATLAFQVFTYRVAKYIASYLAALDSFDGIIFTGGIGENSLPIRREILKNLKLLGFVEDEKGNEDARFGNAGVIATSALLNAVAMVIPTNEEFVIAQQSVELL; encoded by the coding sequence ATGTCTAATTCGTTCGTATTGGTTATCAACTCGGGTAGCTCTTCTCTCAAGTTTGCAGTTATTAACTCTGTCACTGGTGAAGCCGTGTTGAGTGGCTTGGGTGAGTGTTTCGGTCTTGAAGATGCTCGCATGGGCTGGAAATACTCTGGCGAAAAAACTGAGATTGCCATTGAAGGTGAAGATAACCACCACAAAATCGCTATCGGCAAACTGGTTGGTTTGACTGAAGAATTAGGTTTGACGAAAGATATCGTTGCTGTAGGGCACCGAATTGTACACGGTGGTGAGAAGTTCACATCGACAGTACGTATTAATGAAGAAGTGACGGCAGAGATCGAGAAGCTTGCCGATCTTGCTCCACTGCATAACCCTGCGGGTGCTATCGGTATTCGTGCGGCGATGGAAGCCTTTCCTGCACTTCCTCAGTTTGCTGTGTTTGATACCGCTTTCCACCAAACTATGCCAAAGCGCGCGTTTACAGGCGCTATTGCGAACGAGCTGTACACGGATTTCGGCATTCGTCGCTACGGTTTCCATGGCACCAGCCACTACTTCGTAAGTCGTGAAGCAGCGAAAATGCTGAACAAGCCAATTGAAGAGTCTAGCTTCATCTCTGTACACCTTGGCAATGGTGCTTCAGTGTGTGCGATTAACAATGGTGAATCTGTCGATACATCTATGGGCTTCACGCCACTTTCTGGCCTCATGATGGGTACCCGTTGTGGCGACCTAGACCCTGGCATCATTGAATACCTACTTAAGAAAGGTTGGTCTCAAGAGAAAGTGTTCAACTCGCTAAATAAAGCCTCTGGCTTCTTAGGTGTATCCGGCCTAACTAGCGACGCTCGTGGCATTTTAGAAGCGATGGAACAGGGCCACGAAGGCGCGACGCTGGCATTCCAAGTGTTCACCTACCGTGTCGCGAAATACATTGCGTCATACCTAGCTGCGCTAGATTCTTTTGACGGCATCATCTTCACTGGCGGCATTGGTGAAAACTCACTACCAATTCGTCGTGAGATCCTTAAGAATCTGAAACTTCTTGGTTTTGTTGAAGATGAAAAAGGCAACGAAGATGCTCGTTTCGGTAACGCAGGGGTGATTGCAACATCGGCATTGCTAAACGCAGTGGCGATGGTTATTCCAACCAACGAAGAATTCGTGATAGCCCAGCAGTCGGTTGAGTTGCTGTAA
- a CDS encoding DEAD/DEAH box helicase, with product MQDSVIQFSDLELNDAILSALDGMGFVSPTPIQAAAIPHLLQGVDALGKAQTGTGKTAAFSLPLLNKLDLAQRKPQAIVLAPTRELAIQVAAEMKNLGQNIRGLKVLEIYGGASIVDQMRALKNGAHVIVGTPGRVQDLINRERLDLGEVHTFVLDEADEMLNMGFVDDVTEIMEHAPSSAQRVLFSATMPPMLKNIVERFLRDPVTVDVAGKNHTVDKVAQQFWVVKGVEKDEAMSRLLETEETDASIVFVRTRQDTERLADWLCARGFKAAALHGDIPQSLRERTVDHIKQGVIDILVATDVVARGLDVPRITHVFNYDIPFDVESYIHRIGRTGRAGRQGKAILLVRTNQIRMLRTIERVTKSSMEEIQLPLRDKVAAARLDKLAAELQADIEHKALDKFAELIEKLEERLEIDSSVLAAILLKRQQGKRPLFYIGEDPMIEAIERDKQNRRERRENRDNGGRRESFNSNQDWDTYQLQVGREQGVQVKDIVGALANELGLGKGSIGAIKLAQEHTFVQLPKAMSTQAASKLRKLRIRQKEVGAVVCDFNDFNENRGRRDGARREGGFREGGRREGGYRGNREGGREGGYRGNREGGREGGFRGNRDGERRFDRNRGGDHRGNHRGERGHGRPRRNED from the coding sequence ATGCAAGATTCTGTAATTCAATTCAGTGATTTAGAGCTGAATGATGCTATCCTTTCCGCTCTTGATGGTATGGGCTTTGTTTCTCCAACACCGATTCAAGCAGCTGCGATTCCTCATCTATTACAAGGTGTGGATGCGCTAGGTAAAGCACAAACGGGTACGGGCAAAACGGCAGCATTTTCTCTGCCTCTTCTCAACAAACTTGATCTCGCACAGCGTAAACCTCAAGCAATCGTACTGGCTCCAACGCGTGAGCTAGCGATCCAGGTTGCGGCAGAGATGAAAAACCTTGGTCAAAACATCCGTGGTTTGAAAGTGCTAGAGATCTACGGTGGTGCATCTATCGTTGATCAAATGCGTGCTCTTAAGAATGGCGCTCACGTTATCGTGGGTACTCCGGGCCGTGTTCAAGACCTTATCAACCGCGAGCGCCTAGACTTAGGTGAAGTGCATACTTTCGTTCTTGATGAAGCAGACGAAATGCTAAACATGGGTTTCGTTGACGATGTAACGGAAATCATGGAGCACGCTCCATCATCTGCGCAACGCGTACTGTTCTCTGCAACTATGCCTCCAATGCTGAAAAACATTGTTGAGCGCTTCTTGCGTGATCCAGTCACTGTCGACGTTGCAGGTAAAAACCACACTGTAGATAAAGTTGCACAGCAATTCTGGGTTGTTAAAGGCGTAGAAAAAGATGAAGCAATGTCTCGTCTTCTAGAAACAGAAGAGACAGATGCATCAATCGTATTCGTACGTACTCGTCAAGATACTGAGCGTCTAGCGGATTGGCTATGTGCACGCGGCTTCAAAGCAGCAGCACTACACGGTGATATTCCTCAGTCTCTACGTGAGCGCACAGTTGATCACATCAAACAAGGTGTTATCGATATTCTTGTTGCGACAGACGTTGTTGCTCGTGGTCTAGACGTGCCACGTATTACTCACGTGTTTAACTACGACATCCCATTCGATGTTGAGTCATACATCCACCGTATCGGTCGTACTGGCCGTGCAGGACGTCAAGGTAAAGCGATCCTTCTTGTTCGCACTAACCAAATTCGTATGCTTCGTACTATCGAGCGTGTTACTAAGTCTTCTATGGAAGAGATCCAACTGCCACTTCGTGACAAAGTTGCAGCAGCGCGTCTAGATAAACTTGCCGCTGAGCTTCAAGCTGACATCGAGCATAAAGCGCTTGATAAGTTCGCAGAGCTGATAGAAAAACTAGAAGAGCGTCTAGAGATCGACTCAAGCGTTCTAGCGGCGATTCTATTGAAGCGTCAGCAAGGCAAACGTCCGCTATTCTACATTGGCGAAGACCCAATGATCGAAGCGATTGAGCGCGATAAGCAAAACCGTCGTGAGCGTCGTGAAAATCGTGACAATGGCGGTCGTCGTGAAAGCTTTAACAGCAACCAAGATTGGGATACTTACCAACTTCAAGTTGGCCGTGAGCAAGGTGTTCAAGTGAAAGACATCGTAGGCGCACTGGCAAACGAACTTGGCTTAGGTAAAGGTTCAATTGGTGCAATCAAACTGGCTCAAGAGCACACGTTTGTTCAGCTACCAAAAGCGATGAGCACACAAGCTGCAAGCAAACTTCGTAAACTGCGTATTCGTCAGAAAGAAGTGGGTGCCGTTGTTTGTGATTTCAACGATTTCAACGAAAACCGTGGTCGTCGTGATGGGGCTCGCCGTGAAGGTGGTTTCCGCGAAGGCGGTCGTCGTGAAGGCGGCTACCGTGGCAATCGCGAAGGTGGTCGTGAAGGTGGCTACCGCGGTAACCGTGAAGGTGGTCGCGAAGGTGGTTTCCGTGGTAACCGTGACGGTGAGCGTCGTTTTGACCGCAATCGTGGTGGTGATCACCGTGGTAACCATCGTGGTGAACGTGGTCACGGTCGTCCACGTCGCAACGAAGACTAA
- a CDS encoding arylsulfatase — protein MANQISKLAIGIGVLATSGAAAAADKPNILAIFGDDVGYWNISAYNQGMMGYQTPNIDRIANEGALFTDHYGQQSCTAGRASFITGQEPFRTGLLTIGMPGSKHGIPDWAPTIADLLKEQGYMTAQFGKNHLGDQDQHLPTNHGFDEFFGNLYHLNAEEEPETYYYPKDPEFRKNYGPRGVIKSYADGKIEDTGPMTRKRMEHADEEFLESSLAFMEKAVKADKPFFIWHNTTRMHVWTRLQEKYQGKSGVSIYADGMLEHDDQVGILLDKLDELGVADNTIVIYSTDNGAETVTWPDGGATPFYGEKGTTWEGGMRVPQLVRWPGVIKPGTKINDMMAHQDWLPTLMAAAGVPNVKEKLAKGYKANGKEWRVHIDGYNFKPYFEGKEKKAPRESLLYFTANGELNAIRWNDWKLNFAVMEGDISNAIRFSPNWPQIIHLRADPFEKAPHESGMYLRWMADNMWLFVPVQDVIGDFFKTLPDYPMQQGETMNPASISYQSLGLQGKMKQLEQLQKEVQKIK, from the coding sequence ATGGCAAACCAAATAAGCAAACTGGCGATCGGTATTGGTGTTCTTGCAACCTCTGGTGCCGCTGCAGCTGCAGACAAGCCAAATATTCTGGCCATTTTTGGCGACGATGTTGGTTACTGGAACATCAGCGCCTATAACCAAGGCATGATGGGCTATCAAACGCCGAACATTGACCGCATCGCCAACGAAGGCGCACTGTTCACCGATCACTATGGTCAGCAATCTTGTACCGCTGGCCGTGCCTCTTTCATTACTGGCCAAGAGCCGTTTAGAACAGGGCTGTTAACCATCGGTATGCCCGGCTCAAAACACGGCATTCCTGATTGGGCACCCACCATTGCAGATTTGTTGAAAGAGCAAGGCTACATGACCGCGCAGTTCGGCAAAAACCATTTAGGCGATCAAGACCAACACCTGCCAACCAATCACGGGTTTGACGAGTTCTTTGGCAACCTATACCACCTCAATGCCGAAGAAGAGCCAGAGACTTACTACTATCCAAAAGATCCTGAGTTCCGCAAAAACTACGGCCCTCGTGGCGTGATCAAATCTTATGCTGACGGCAAAATTGAAGACACCGGTCCAATGACGCGTAAACGTATGGAACACGCAGACGAAGAGTTCTTGGAATCCTCGCTCGCCTTCATGGAAAAAGCGGTAAAAGCCGACAAGCCGTTCTTCATTTGGCACAACACCACGCGCATGCATGTGTGGACGCGCCTTCAAGAGAAGTACCAAGGTAAATCGGGCGTGAGTATTTACGCAGATGGCATGTTGGAGCACGATGACCAAGTGGGCATCCTACTCGATAAGCTCGACGAACTGGGTGTTGCTGACAACACGATTGTTATCTATTCAACCGACAACGGTGCAGAAACCGTGACATGGCCTGATGGCGGCGCAACACCATTTTATGGCGAAAAAGGGACAACTTGGGAAGGCGGTATGCGTGTTCCTCAACTTGTCCGTTGGCCTGGTGTCATCAAGCCAGGAACCAAAATCAACGACATGATGGCCCACCAAGACTGGTTGCCAACCTTAATGGCAGCCGCAGGTGTACCGAATGTGAAAGAGAAACTCGCCAAAGGCTATAAAGCGAACGGTAAAGAGTGGCGTGTTCATATCGATGGCTATAACTTTAAGCCTTATTTCGAAGGCAAAGAGAAGAAAGCCCCACGCGAATCGCTTCTTTACTTCACGGCTAACGGTGAACTGAACGCCATTCGTTGGAACGATTGGAAGCTAAACTTTGCGGTAATGGAAGGCGATATTTCAAACGCGATTCGCTTCTCTCCAAACTGGCCTCAAATCATCCACTTGCGTGCAGACCCATTTGAGAAAGCGCCACACGAATCGGGCATGTACCTACGTTGGATGGCAGACAACATGTGGTTGTTTGTACCCGTTCAAGACGTTATTGGGGATTTCTTCAAAACATTGCCTGATTACCCAATGCAACAAGGTGAAACGATGAACCCTGCGTCCATCAGCTATCAATCACTGGGTTTGCAAGGAAAGATGAAGCAACTTGAGCAACTGCAAAAAGAAGTGCAGAAAATCAAGTAA
- the rnb gene encoding exoribonuclease II — MFQDNPLLAQLKQQIQENLPKKEGTIKATEKGFGFLEVDSKTSFFIPPAYMKKCMHGDKVIAIIRTENEREVAEPQELVEQMLNRFIGRVKMFKGKLNVVPDHPQLKKMSLKAKTKKGLNPQEFAEGDWVVGHLIRHPLKDDNGFFVEISEKITDADDKIAPWWVTLAENDLPNSEPAGIDDWQIKDDADLERIDMTHIPFVTIDGESTKDMDDALYAKKNDAGDFELTIAIADPTAYITPDDEMDKVARERGFTIYLPGRNIPMLPRDLADELCSLIEGEIRPALCCTVTVSKDGVIGDDIQFFAANIKSHARLAYDNVSDWLETGSCEKWQPSEEIAAIVRDLYEFSQARAEWREKNAVVFPDRPDYRFELSEDNDVVAIHADMRRSANRLVEESMITANICAGKTLQGHFGTGVFNCHAGFKPEKIADVVELVNPEGTLEFTAESIATREGFAALRRWLSKQETTYLDNRIRKFQTYSEVSNQPLPHYAMGLDIYATWTSPIRKYGDMINHRMLKALILNKEPVQKPDDSVGEELALHRKHHKIAERNVADWLYARTLADAPENQTLFTGEIFDINRAGMRIRLLENGAAAFIPGSLIIDNKERIECNGDLGTVSIDKEVVYKLGDVLEVVLADVNQENRSLVAKPTQVFAELPVVEETQN; from the coding sequence ATGTTTCAAGATAACCCACTTTTAGCCCAGCTTAAGCAACAAATTCAGGAAAATCTGCCAAAGAAAGAAGGCACGATTAAAGCAACCGAAAAAGGTTTTGGCTTTCTCGAAGTCGATAGCAAGACAAGTTTCTTTATTCCACCAGCCTACATGAAGAAATGTATGCACGGTGATAAGGTGATCGCCATTATCCGCACCGAAAACGAACGCGAAGTTGCCGAGCCACAAGAGCTTGTTGAGCAGATGCTAAATCGCTTCATCGGTCGTGTGAAAATGTTCAAAGGAAAATTGAATGTTGTTCCTGATCATCCGCAACTGAAGAAGATGTCTCTCAAAGCCAAAACGAAGAAAGGTCTTAACCCTCAAGAATTTGCTGAAGGCGACTGGGTTGTCGGCCATTTGATCCGTCACCCACTAAAAGATGACAACGGTTTCTTCGTGGAAATCAGCGAAAAAATTACCGATGCCGATGACAAGATCGCACCTTGGTGGGTAACGCTGGCGGAAAACGATCTACCTAACTCTGAGCCTGCCGGTATCGACGATTGGCAAATTAAAGATGATGCGGATCTTGAACGTATCGACATGACGCATATCCCTTTTGTGACCATCGATGGTGAGTCCACAAAAGACATGGACGATGCGCTTTACGCGAAGAAAAACGACGCTGGCGATTTTGAATTGACGATTGCCATTGCCGATCCAACCGCTTACATCACACCAGATGATGAAATGGACAAGGTTGCACGTGAGCGTGGCTTTACCATTTATCTTCCAGGACGCAATATCCCAATGCTGCCTCGTGACCTTGCTGATGAACTGTGTTCGCTAATCGAAGGTGAAATCCGCCCTGCCCTTTGCTGCACAGTCACCGTCAGTAAAGACGGCGTGATTGGCGATGATATCCAGTTCTTTGCGGCAAACATCAAGTCGCACGCCCGTTTGGCGTATGACAATGTCTCCGACTGGCTCGAAACAGGCAGCTGTGAAAAATGGCAGCCAAGCGAAGAAATTGCGGCTATCGTGCGTGACCTGTATGAATTCTCACAAGCTCGCGCAGAATGGCGAGAGAAGAATGCGGTAGTCTTCCCAGATCGTCCTGATTACCGTTTTGAGTTGAGTGAAGATAACGATGTCGTTGCGATTCACGCTGACATGCGCCGCAGCGCAAACCGCTTGGTTGAAGAGTCGATGATCACAGCCAACATTTGCGCGGGTAAAACGCTGCAAGGCCATTTCGGCACCGGCGTATTTAACTGCCATGCAGGCTTCAAGCCAGAGAAGATTGCCGATGTTGTGGAGCTGGTTAACCCAGAAGGTACGTTGGAGTTCACGGCTGAGTCGATTGCCACTCGTGAAGGTTTTGCTGCACTCCGCCGCTGGTTAAGTAAACAAGAAACGACTTATCTTGATAACCGCATTCGCAAATTCCAAACCTACAGTGAAGTGAGCAACCAGCCTTTGCCACACTATGCGATGGGCCTTGATATCTACGCAACTTGGACGTCTCCAATTCGTAAATATGGCGATATGATCAACCATCGTATGCTTAAGGCTTTAATTCTAAACAAAGAGCCTGTGCAAAAACCGGATGATAGTGTCGGCGAAGAGCTTGCTCTACACCGCAAGCATCACAAAATTGCAGAACGTAATGTTGCAGACTGGCTGTATGCTCGCACTCTAGCAGACGCTCCAGAAAATCAAACGCTGTTTACCGGTGAAATCTTCGATATTAACCGTGCTGGTATGCGCATCCGTTTACTTGAGAATGGCGCTGCGGCATTCATCCCTGGTTCTCTTATTATTGATAATAAAGAAAGAATTGAGTGCAATGGTGACCTAGGTACTGTTTCTATCGATAAAGAAGTGGTATACAAACTGGGAGACGTTCTTGAAGTCGTGTTAGCTGACGTTAACCAGGAGAACAGAAGCCTGGTTGCGAAACCTACCCAAGTATTCGCTGAATTACCCGTGGTAGAAGAAACTCAGAATTAA